From Humidesulfovibrio mexicanus:
CCCCACAGCATCACAACGCAAAACGCCCCTGCGAAACCATGGTTCGCAGGGGCGTTTTGCATTTTCGACAGTCGGCATCATCCCGCGGCGGGCTCTCCATCGGGACGGGGCGCGGCGCGCTGGGCGTCCACCAAGCGGAAGTGCAGCGGGTACTTGGAGTCCGTCTGCGGAACCTGCAGGCCTATGCGGGCCTTGCTGTTCAAAATGATGGGGCCGGAGAGGTTCAGCGTGGTCTCTTCCGGGCGGTTTCGCGGAATGGTCACCGTGACGAGCACCGCGATCTGGCGGATTGTCTCCACGCGCAGGATCTTCTTCTCCGCCTGCTCCAGCCGTACGTTGTAGTCCGGCAGAAACGGAAAAGGGTCCGCCACAAGCAGGCCGAGTCCGGGATCGGTGACGCACTGCAGCAAAAGGAAGGGGGAATTCTCGCGCACCGGGATGAGCACGAACTCGCGCTTATCGTCCAGGCCGATAAGGCCGTGCGGAAAATACACAACGCTGTCGCGCCGCACTTCCCGCTCTCCCAGCTTGGTCTGGATGACGACTACTTTTGGTCTTCCTGCCATAACGACGCCGCCGCAAGCAGATCCTGCCCACTGGCCTCAAGGGCCAGGCTGTTCTGTTCCTTGATCTTGAGGTAGACCTCTTCCCGGTACACGGTCATATCCTCAGGCACGTCCAGGCCAAGCTTGATCTGCTTGCCCTGGATGCTCAACACCTTGAGTTTGATGTTCTCGCCCAGGTAGAGACTCTCTCCCGGGCGTCTGGTGAGGATGAGCATATGCCTCGCGTTCCCGCCTGTATTTTCGTGTGCCCAATGCGATGCGAGAGGGCACGCTAGCCTATGCGGCGTTCCGTGTCCAGCGCGGATGCCGCCAAGCGCGCCGCCTAAACGTAGTCAAGCAGGCTCATCTGCATGACCATGGACGAACTCTTGAGCACGGCCTGGTATGCGGTTTCCTGCTGCGAAAGCTGTATGAGCAGCTTGGTCAAGTCCACATCCTCCACGCTGCTCAACTGCGAGGTGACGCTGTCCGAGAGGTTGCCCACGATGGTCTTGGTGGTGGAAAGCCGGTTCTCGCGACCGCCAACACTTGCCAGCGCGGTGGTGATCTGCGTCTGGCAAAGCTTGATGCCGTCCAGCGCCTGGCTGATGCCCTGCTGGTTGTTGGTCTCCATGAAGGCCACCAGGTTGCCGATGGTCTCGAAAAGGTTCTGACTTATGTTGCCGCCATTGCTGGTGTAGATGCTTGTGGCGGAGCTGAAGACGGCGGAGGCGTTGCTGCTTGAAAGGGTGAGCCTGTCGCCCCCGTTTGCCAGCACCTTCTGCGGATCCTGATAGATGCCCCCAAAAATGTCCTTGCCGACATCGTTGACGCGGATGGACTCACTGGAGCTCACCTGCAGGCTCACTGCCGCCGTGTTCGGCGTGATGAGGAACTGCGTGCCCGGCTGGAGCATGTTGGATCCGTTCGACGCCAGCGTGAGCAGACCGCCGTTGGTCAGGTTCAGCACTGTGGCGTTGGAGGTCGTGTCCGCCGAAACCTTATTGCCGGTCACCCAGGTGATGCCGTTGTCCAGGCTGTAGGAATACTCGATCTCGCCGCCCATGCTCACGGCGGTGGAGTTGTCTATGCGCACCATCGCGTTGGTGCTGAACGCCCCGCGCGCCGTTGCTGAAATCTGGTTCGCCCCGACGCCCGTGCCGCTGACCGAGGTTGCGGAGTTGTCGGCATCATCCCCGTTGTACACGGCCGAAGGACGTATCCACATCCAGGTACCGTTGGCGTCGTTGGTGTTGGTCATGCTGTTGGCCTTCACCTGGGTATCCTTGGCGAAGGTGATGGAGGTGCCGCTCTCCGGCATACTGACCACGATCTCGCCTGCGGCGTTGGTGGCCACGCTGCCGTCCAGGAAGGTCACGCCGCCATCTATGCTGTAGCGCACGTCGCACGCGCTCATAAGGGCGGAGCTGCCGGTTGTGGCGCCGCTGTTCACGAACTGCACCAGCACGGTGTAGTCGGTGTCGCCCTCAATGCGGAAGGAGTTGCTTGTGCTCAGCGACGCCTCGTTCGAAGTCATCCACAGGCATTCCGTGAAGGCGTTCTGGTCCGTCACCTGGCCGCCGTAGATGCTCTTGTTCTGGTACTCGGTGTTGGCCAGGGCGATGAGCTGTTCGTAGATCTCGCGCATCTCGTAGGCGATCTGCTTGCGGTTTTCGGCGCCCAAGGTTCCGGTGGCGCCCTGCTCCGCCAGGCCCTTGGCGCGGGTAAGCAGCGTGGACACCTGGGTCAGGGTGGTGTCGGAGGTGGACAGCCAGCCCTGCGCGGTGGCGATGTTCTCCAAATACTGGTCGTAGGTGGAAAGCGTGGTGCGCAGGTTCAATATCGTCGCCGCGCCCACCGCGTCGTCCGAGGGTCTGTTCACGCGCTTCTGCGAGGAGGCCTGTTCATTGAGTTCAGTGAGCGTGGAGAGCTTGCTGTTCAGATAGCTCACCGACTGGGTGTACATCATTTGTGTGGAGACGCGCAGCATGGGCTTCCTCCTTGAGACGCGCTAGGACTTGAGCGAGAGCAGCACCTGCATCATCTCGTCGGCCGTGGTGATGAGCTTTGCAGCGGCCGTGTACGCGTGCTGATATTTGATAAGGTTGGTCATCTCCTCGTCGATGTTGACCCCGGAGATGGCCTGCTGCTGGTCGTCGAGATCGGAGGCCAGCGCCTCTGTGTACGTGTACTTGTACTTGGACTGCGCCGTATCCGCGCCGACCTGGCTCACCAGGCCGGAGTAGAAACTGCTCAGGGTCTCGCTGACGGTTCCCTCGCGCAGGGTGTTGATGGTGACCTTCTTGTCCAGCAAATCGGAAATGGCCGTGGCGGTTGTGCCGTCGCCCTGGTTGGCCTGCCCGGCGCTGTTCACGTGGCCTGCGCACAGGCGGTCGGTGTCCGTGGTGACGGCTGTATTCAGTCCAATGTCCGAACATGAGGAGCCGGTGAAATACGTGTTCAGCCCCAGGGCCGCATACAGGCCGGTGGAGTCGGTGCCCATGTTGAACGAGTAGCCGTCATTGGCGGAGATGGTCAGCTGGTGGTTCACAATGCTGGCCGTCATGTAGGTGCCGTAGGTGTTGTTGATGGCGTCGCGCACGTCCTCCAGGGTATGCACGCTGGGGTCGAAGTTCGCGCCGCCGCCGAAATCCAGCGCACCGCCGTTGGACTGCAGGCCAGTGGTGATCTGCAGGCCGGTGGTGCTGTTATAAACGTACATGAAGGCGCTGCCGGCCGTGAGCTTGTCGCCGAAGGCCAGGCCCGCGCTGTTGCTGCCCAGCGCCATGTCATCGTGCTTCGCCGAGTAGGTTCCGTAGACATCGGTGATGTTCTCAAGCCCGGCGCCCTGGCTGTGCAGGCGGTTCACTTCCCAGACCACGGTCTCGGCCACGGCGTCGAGCTTTTCGCGATAGGCGCCCAGGTAGTCGTTCTTATAGGTGCACAAGGCCGAGAGCGTGCCGCCTGTGAGTCGCGAACTGTCGAGCACGCCCGAAGAATCCGTGTAGGGGGTGATGTTCTCCTTGATGGAGGTGTTCTCGTTCCAGTACAGCGCGCGCGTGGGCACAATGCAGAACTTGTCGCCCACGGAAAGGTTCGTCGTGGGCGCGACATCCGAATCGGAGCTGGTGCCGAACCAGATGGACAGCGCTCCAACTTCGGCCGCCGTGTCCTCATTGCGGGCGGAGACGTGCAGTTCGTTTCCATCGTCGTCCTTGAGCCAGGTGCGGCCGCCGTCCACGGAGACGCGGAACAGGGCCGCGCCGGTTCCGCTGGTCACGCTGCCCCCCTGCACGACCTCAAGGGTGTACTCCTGGTTGTCGGAACCGGAAAAATACACCTGCCCGTCAAAGGAGGACGTGCTCTTGATGTCCGCCGTGGCCTGGGGCGCGTCGTAGGAGATGGAGTAGTAGTTGAAGCCATCCACCAAAGCCTGGCCGGACTGGGTGGTGATGGTGATGTCGCCGCGGCCGTTATCAATGTAGTTGATGTCCATGTACCCGGACAGCTCCCGCACAAGCTGCGCGCGAGTATCCTGCAGGGCGTTGGTGTCGGCCAGGGTGTTGGAGATCTTCTTGTTCAGTTCGGAAATCTGCTTGAGCAGGTCGTTGACCTCGCTCACCTGCTGGATGATGGCGGCCTCGGCCTGCTGCTGCTGGGTGATGATGTCCTCGTTCAGTTCGCGCAAGGTGGAGATGAGCGTTTGGCTGTTCTCAATGACGTTGCCACGGCTGCTGGCGTTGTCCGTGGACTGGACAAGATCCTCCCAGGACTTGAAGAAGTTGCTCAAGGTCTTGGAAAGGCCATAGCCAGAGGATTCGTTGAACAGGCTCTCGGTGTTCGAAAGGTTGGTGTACAGGCTCTCCCAGCGGTCGCGCAGGGACGCCTGGTCGTAGTACTGGTTCTCGATGTACTGACTGAAATTGCGCTGAACCTCGTTGGCCCAGACGCCTGACCCCACCTGCCCGCGGACGCTGTCGTCCACGTAGGCCTCTGCGAAGCTTACCGTGCGCCTGCTGTACCCAGCGGTATTGACGTTGGTGATGTTTTCGCTGGTGACGGCAATGGCCGCCTGGGCGGCGGTGAGGCCCGTCTTGGCCACACCCATGATGGAGGTCATGCTCGACATTTAGACACCCCCGCGGAAAACCGACGCCTGTGGGGTCTTGTTGTCTGCGTAGCGGCCCCGGCGCGAATACACGTCGCTCTTGCCCGGTTCGATGGCCTTGTGCAGCCGCTTGAGCAGCGAAAGGCTCTGGTCGTAGAGCCCAAGCACCAACTGGCGGTTCTTGTCCGCCTGGATGGCGCACATCTGCTCGGCGCGGTCCAGATCGGCCAGAAGCGCGGTCAGTTCCTGCGCCTGTTCTGTGGAAAGGCCCCTGGCCACTTCGGCCACGCGGGACATGCCGGGGTAGCTCCCCGAGATCACGGCGCGCAGCGAACGGCGCTCCAGGGCTATCTGGCGCATAAGCTCCTGGATGGAAAGCTCAAGCTCGCTCACATCATGGGGCTTGCGGGCCAGCAAATGGGAAAATTCTTCTTCCAGAAGGGTGGAGAGGAGTTCCAGCGCACGAATCTGCCGGGTCAAATTTTCCTGAATGGTTGCGATCATGGCCTCGTCCCCCCTGCGGGTAGGCGCGGCAGCGCCATTTTTTCTATTCTATTTCAATCGGTTGCCGTCATCCCTTCGACACCTGTCTTGCGACGGCCATGTCGGGCCTACCCGATGATTGCAAATTTGCGGCCAGGCAAAGGCGTCTCGACGCTGGAAGCGCCATAACGCCCGGCGCGCAATTGGGCGCTCGCGGTCTCCACCTGCCTGCGGTCGTAATCGGCCTCAATGCGCCGGGCCAGCGCCTCCACATCTGCCATGTCGGCCGCGGCGACCGAGGCGGGAGGCAGCGGAACCGAACGCCCGTCCGCAACGCCAAGCGTCCTGGAGGCCTCGGAGATGGTCTGCGAGGCGGAAGCCAGGGTCTGCTCCGCAGCGCCCACGGTTTTCCGTGCGGCGGCGCCCTGGGCGGCCATACCGTTCTTCGAGGCGGGCACGGCGAAGGTCTTGGGTTCGGGGATCTTTCCGTCCGTGCCGCGCTCGTCCACCGGGGCCTTGACCAGGCTCCCGTTCAGCATCCGCTCGCCGGTGACACCCGTGCTCTTGCCGCCCCCCGTGAGCTTGTCTTGAAGCTGCGAGTACAACATGTCGCCAAGGCCGATGCCCCCGTCCCGGGCCATTTTTTCCGTGAATTCCCGGTCGAACATGGAGCGGTACATCTCCTCCTGCTGGGAGTTGAACATGCCGCTCTTGGGCACGGTGGCGCGCATCTGCTCCCACAGTTTGCTGATGAACACGGCTTCGAAGTTCTGGCAGGCCGAGCGCAGCTTTTGCCGCTTGTCCGGCCCGGGGGTCAGTTCGTTCTTGAGCTTGTCCATCTGCCGCTTGAGGGCGACAAGTTCGCTGTCCTGAGCCTTCTTGGCCGCCGTGGCGGCGTCCTGGGCGGCGATGTTCGTCATGCTAGATGACCTCCAGGTCGGCGTGGAGCGAACCGGCAGTCTTGAGCGTCCGCAATATGGAGATGAGGTCGCGCGGGGTCGCGCCGACGGAGTTCAGGCCATCCACCAGTTCCTGCAGGGTGGCGCCCTCCATGAGCAACAGACGGTTGTTCTGCTCCTTCACGTTCACGTCGGTCTGCGGGGTGACAACTGTCTGCCCGCGCTGGGCAAAGGGGCCTGGCTGGCTCACGTTGGGCGATTCGGAAACCACGATCTGCAGGTTGCCGTGGGCCACGGCCACCTTGGTCAAGCGCACGTTTCCGCCCAGCACCACAGTGCCGGTCTTTTCGTCCACCACCACGCGGGCGCGGGAATCGGGCGAGATGTCCAGATTCTCCAGCGAGGCCACCAGCGGAACGATATTGTTCTGAAACTTCTTGGGAATCGTCATCTGAATGGTGGCCGCGTCCAAGGCCTTGGCGTGGCCGCCGCCAACCGCGGAATTGATGCGGTTGACAACCTGCATGGCGGTGCCGAAGTCCGGCGTGCCGGCGATATTGATGGTGAGCCCCTCCTGCCTGTTGAAATGGAAGGGCACCTCGCGCTCGATGGTGGCGCCGTTCGGAATGCGGGCCACCGTGGTGATGTTCTTCTGGGCCGTGGCGGCCTGGCCCTCGGCCGAATAGCCGCCAAGGGTCAGCGAACCCTGGGCCACGGCGTACACGCGGCCGTCCAGTCCGCGCAGCGGGGTCAGCAGCAGCACGCCGCCAAGCAGGCTCTTGGCGTCGCCCATGGAGGAAATGGTGACATCCAGCGGCGAGCCCGGCCTGGCCGAAGACGGCATACGCGCCGTAACCATGACTGCGGCGGAATTCTTTGGCTTGAGGTTCGTGGGGTTCACGGACACGCCCATTTTTTCCAGCATGTTGGTGAGCGAGCGGATGGTGAACTCGGACGTGGTGCCATCGCCTGTGCCGGCAAGACCGACCACCAGGCCGTAGCCCACCAATTCGTTGTTGCGCATTCCGGAAAAGCTGGCGATGTCCTTCAGGCGCACGGCGTTTGCCGGAACAGCCCCGGCCAGCACAAAGAGCGCCAGGGACACGATGATGACCGCCAAGTTGCGCAGGCGCTCCCTGCGGCGCAGCCGTTCCGCCCGTGCGATGATGGAATATTGATGGCGCATGGCCTGTCCTCCTCTCCGGCTAGAACGGCCAGACGTTGTCGAGCATTCTGGAAAACCATCCAGCCCGCTGCTTGTCGGAAAGCGACCCCTGCCCGTACACCTCGATGCGGGCTTCGGCCAGGGCCGTGGACGGCACGGTGTTGTTCGCGTTGATGTCGCGCTGGCGCACCAGGCCGCGCACCACCAGGATCTGGGTCTCGTCGTTGATGCGTATCTGGCGGGCGCCCTCCACCTGCATGACCTTGCCCGGCAACATGCGGATGACGCGCGTGGCCACCGTCGCGGTAAGATTTGACTCCTGCTTGGTCTCCCCGGTGCTCTTGAGGTCGCTGGCGCTGCCTGTGCCCACCCCGGGAACGCCGACGTTGGTGACGCCGGGAACCACCTTGCCCAGCGTTCCGTACACGCCCGTCTTGGGCATGGCGGTAATGCTGTAGGTGTTGGTGTTTTCCTTCGTGGCCGTGGTGTCGGCCTTGTGCTTGCCCGTGGTGACCTCGGTGACGGAGACCATGACGATATCGCCGACCTTGTTGGCCCGGTTGTCGTCAAAAAGAAAATCCGACTGCCCGGCCTCGAAAAGCGAACCGGGGTTGTTCACCGGCTCGGGTTCGATGTTGTTCAGCGGGGTGAGCATGGGCTCGGGCATGGGCCGCTTCTCCGCGGCGCAGCCCAGCAGCAGCGTCGCCAGCAGGAGCACGGGAATGCGCGTATTCATGATAAAAACCTCTGTGTTTATCCAGGTCTGGCGCGACTAGC
This genomic window contains:
- the flgK gene encoding flagellar hook-associated protein FlgK, coding for MSSMTSIMGVAKTGLTAAQAAIAVTSENITNVNTAGYSRRTVSFAEAYVDDSVRGQVGSGVWANEVQRNFSQYIENQYYDQASLRDRWESLYTNLSNTESLFNESSGYGLSKTLSNFFKSWEDLVQSTDNASSRGNVIENSQTLISTLRELNEDIITQQQQAEAAIIQQVSEVNDLLKQISELNKKISNTLADTNALQDTRAQLVRELSGYMDINYIDNGRGDITITTQSGQALVDGFNYYSISYDAPQATADIKSTSSFDGQVYFSGSDNQEYTLEVVQGGSVTSGTGAALFRVSVDGGRTWLKDDDGNELHVSARNEDTAAEVGALSIWFGTSSDSDVAPTTNLSVGDKFCIVPTRALYWNENTSIKENITPYTDSSGVLDSSRLTGGTLSALCTYKNDYLGAYREKLDAVAETVVWEVNRLHSQGAGLENITDVYGTYSAKHDDMALGSNSAGLAFGDKLTAGSAFMYVYNSTTGLQITTGLQSNGGALDFGGGANFDPSVHTLEDVRDAINNTYGTYMTASIVNHQLTISANDGYSFNMGTDSTGLYAALGLNTYFTGSSCSDIGLNTAVTTDTDRLCAGHVNSAGQANQGDGTTATAISDLLDKKVTINTLREGTVSETLSSFYSGLVSQVGADTAQSKYKYTYTEALASDLDDQQQAISGVNIDEEMTNLIKYQHAYTAAAKLITTADEMMQVLLSLKS
- a CDS encoding flagellar basal body L-ring protein FlgH; the encoded protein is MNTRIPVLLLATLLLGCAAEKRPMPEPMLTPLNNIEPEPVNNPGSLFEAGQSDFLFDDNRANKVGDIVMVSVTEVTTGKHKADTTATKENTNTYSITAMPKTGVYGTLGKVVPGVTNVGVPGVGTGSASDLKSTGETKQESNLTATVATRVIRMLPGKVMQVEGARQIRINDETQILVVRGLVRQRDINANNTVPSTALAEARIEVYGQGSLSDKQRAGWFSRMLDNVWPF
- the fliW gene encoding flagellar assembly protein FliW, encoding MAGRPKVVVIQTKLGEREVRRDSVVYFPHGLIGLDDKREFVLIPVRENSPFLLLQCVTDPGLGLLVADPFPFLPDYNVRLEQAEKKILRVETIRQIAVLVTVTIPRNRPEETTLNLSGPIILNSKARIGLQVPQTDSKYPLHFRLVDAQRAAPRPDGEPAAG
- the flgL gene encoding flagellar hook-associated protein FlgL; amino-acid sequence: MLRVSTQMMYTQSVSYLNSKLSTLTELNEQASSQKRVNRPSDDAVGAATILNLRTTLSTYDQYLENIATAQGWLSTSDTTLTQVSTLLTRAKGLAEQGATGTLGAENRKQIAYEMREIYEQLIALANTEYQNKSIYGGQVTDQNAFTECLWMTSNEASLSTSNSFRIEGDTDYTVLVQFVNSGATTGSSALMSACDVRYSIDGGVTFLDGSVATNAAGEIVVSMPESGTSITFAKDTQVKANSMTNTNDANGTWMWIRPSAVYNGDDADNSATSVSGTGVGANQISATARGAFSTNAMVRIDNSTAVSMGGEIEYSYSLDNGITWVTGNKVSADTTSNATVLNLTNGGLLTLASNGSNMLQPGTQFLITPNTAAVSLQVSSSESIRVNDVGKDIFGGIYQDPQKVLANGGDRLTLSSSNASAVFSSATSIYTSNGGNISQNLFETIGNLVAFMETNNQQGISQALDGIKLCQTQITTALASVGGRENRLSTTKTIVGNLSDSVTSQLSSVEDVDLTKLLIQLSQQETAYQAVLKSSSMVMQMSLLDYV
- the flgN gene encoding flagellar export chaperone FlgN, which produces MIATIQENLTRQIRALELLSTLLEEEFSHLLARKPHDVSELELSIQELMRQIALERRSLRAVISGSYPGMSRVAEVARGLSTEQAQELTALLADLDRAEQMCAIQADKNRQLVLGLYDQSLSLLKRLHKAIEPGKSDVYSRRGRYADNKTPQASVFRGGV
- the csrA gene encoding carbon storage regulator CsrA; translation: MLILTRRPGESLYLGENIKLKVLSIQGKQIKLGLDVPEDMTVYREEVYLKIKEQNSLALEASGQDLLAAASLWQEDQK
- a CDS encoding flagellar basal body P-ring protein FlgI — its product is MRHQYSIIARAERLRRRERLRNLAVIIVSLALFVLAGAVPANAVRLKDIASFSGMRNNELVGYGLVVGLAGTGDGTTSEFTIRSLTNMLEKMGVSVNPTNLKPKNSAAVMVTARMPSSARPGSPLDVTISSMGDAKSLLGGVLLLTPLRGLDGRVYAVAQGSLTLGGYSAEGQAATAQKNITTVARIPNGATIEREVPFHFNRQEGLTINIAGTPDFGTAMQVVNRINSAVGGGHAKALDAATIQMTIPKKFQNNIVPLVASLENLDISPDSRARVVVDEKTGTVVLGGNVRLTKVAVAHGNLQIVVSESPNVSQPGPFAQRGQTVVTPQTDVNVKEQNNRLLLMEGATLQELVDGLNSVGATPRDLISILRTLKTAGSLHADLEVI
- a CDS encoding rod-binding protein, whose protein sequence is MTNIAAQDAATAAKKAQDSELVALKRQMDKLKNELTPGPDKRQKLRSACQNFEAVFISKLWEQMRATVPKSGMFNSQQEEMYRSMFDREFTEKMARDGGIGLGDMLYSQLQDKLTGGGKSTGVTGERMLNGSLVKAPVDERGTDGKIPEPKTFAVPASKNGMAAQGAAARKTVGAAEQTLASASQTISEASRTLGVADGRSVPLPPASVAAADMADVEALARRIEADYDRRQVETASAQLRAGRYGASSVETPLPGRKFAIIG